From Methylopila sp. M107, a single genomic window includes:
- a CDS encoding heavy metal translocating P-type ATPase, with product MNVHAVHNGRATPDAKPSCCGGHAVPALAKDPVCGMDVDPTTAKHSATHDGEAFFFCCGGCKTKFEADPQKYLAPKPAAEPQPVREGAIYTCPMHPEVRQVGPGSCPKCGMALEPEEFSAEAEPNHELADMTRRFWIALALSAPIFALEMGSHLFPTLHHAVPPALSVWLQFALATPVVLWAGFPFFARGWASLISRNLNMFTLIAMGVGVAFLYSVIATLAPNLFPAAFRSGDGTVAVYFEAAAVIVTLVLLGQVLELRARDRTSGAIRALIGLAPKTARRLRADGSDEEVALEAIAVGDVFRVRPGEKIPVDGVVTEGRSPVDQSMVTGEPTPAAKTVGDEVIGGTINQTGALTVRAQKVGRDTMLARIVQMVTEAQRSRAPIQKLADRVSGWFVPAVIVVALVAFVAWAAFGPEPALAHGLVAAVAVLIIACPCALGLATPMSIMVGVGKGASLGVLIRNAEALERLEKVDTIVVDKTGTLTEGRPSVTAVEPAEGFGADELLALTASVERASEHPLGRAIVEAAEAKGLSIRAVQDFDAPSGKGVSGAVDSRRVFIGSAGFLKGSGVDVAQLAPRAEALRRDGATAILIAVDGRAAGVVAVSDPIKPTTAEAVGALKAKGLRIVMLTGDDRVTAEAVAKKLGIDEVEANVLPEQKHAVVTRLKREGRVVAMAGDGVNDAPALAAADVGIAMGTGTDVAIESAGVTLVGGDLLGVVRARALSEAVMANIRQNLTLAFVYNAAGVPIAAGALYPVFGLLLSPIIAAAAMSLSSVSVIANALRLRAKRL from the coding sequence ATGAACGTGCATGCCGTGCATAACGGGCGCGCGACGCCGGACGCCAAGCCGTCATGCTGCGGCGGTCACGCGGTTCCGGCCCTGGCGAAGGACCCGGTCTGCGGAATGGACGTCGACCCGACGACCGCGAAGCACAGCGCGACGCATGACGGCGAGGCGTTCTTCTTCTGCTGCGGCGGCTGCAAGACGAAGTTCGAGGCCGATCCTCAGAAGTATCTCGCGCCGAAGCCGGCGGCGGAGCCTCAGCCTGTCCGAGAAGGCGCGATCTACACCTGCCCGATGCATCCGGAGGTGCGGCAGGTCGGGCCCGGCTCCTGCCCGAAATGCGGCATGGCGCTCGAGCCCGAGGAGTTCTCGGCGGAGGCCGAACCGAACCACGAACTCGCCGACATGACGCGGCGGTTCTGGATCGCGCTGGCGCTGTCCGCGCCGATCTTCGCGCTGGAGATGGGATCGCACCTTTTCCCTACGCTCCACCACGCCGTGCCGCCGGCTCTGTCGGTCTGGCTCCAGTTCGCGCTCGCGACCCCGGTCGTGCTGTGGGCGGGCTTTCCCTTCTTCGCGCGCGGCTGGGCCTCGCTCATTTCTCGCAATCTCAACATGTTCACGTTGATCGCGATGGGGGTCGGCGTCGCTTTTCTCTACAGCGTGATCGCCACGCTCGCGCCGAATCTGTTCCCGGCGGCGTTCCGCTCAGGCGACGGGACGGTCGCGGTCTACTTTGAAGCGGCGGCCGTCATCGTCACGCTTGTCCTGCTCGGCCAGGTGCTGGAGCTTCGCGCCCGCGACCGGACGTCCGGCGCGATCCGCGCGCTGATCGGCCTTGCGCCCAAGACAGCGCGTCGGCTGAGGGCCGATGGCTCCGACGAGGAGGTCGCGCTTGAAGCGATCGCGGTCGGCGACGTCTTCCGCGTCCGCCCCGGCGAAAAGATTCCGGTCGACGGGGTGGTGACGGAAGGTCGTTCCCCGGTCGACCAGTCGATGGTGACCGGCGAGCCGACGCCCGCCGCGAAGACGGTTGGAGACGAGGTGATCGGCGGAACGATCAACCAGACCGGCGCGCTCACGGTACGGGCGCAGAAGGTCGGGCGCGACACGATGCTGGCGCGCATCGTCCAGATGGTCACGGAGGCCCAGCGCTCCCGCGCGCCGATCCAGAAGCTCGCCGACCGGGTGTCGGGCTGGTTCGTGCCGGCCGTCATCGTGGTCGCGCTCGTCGCTTTCGTCGCCTGGGCGGCGTTCGGTCCGGAGCCGGCCCTCGCGCATGGGCTGGTGGCTGCGGTCGCGGTGCTGATCATCGCCTGCCCCTGCGCGCTTGGGCTCGCGACGCCGATGTCGATCATGGTCGGGGTCGGCAAGGGCGCGTCGCTCGGCGTGCTGATCCGCAACGCCGAGGCGCTGGAGCGGCTCGAAAAGGTCGACACGATCGTGGTCGACAAGACCGGCACGCTGACCGAGGGACGGCCGTCCGTCACGGCGGTCGAGCCGGCGGAAGGGTTTGGCGCGGACGAACTGCTCGCGCTGACGGCCTCGGTGGAGCGCGCCTCCGAGCACCCGCTCGGCCGCGCGATCGTCGAGGCGGCCGAGGCGAAAGGGCTCTCGATCCGCGCCGTCCAAGACTTCGACGCGCCGAGCGGCAAGGGCGTCTCGGGGGCGGTCGACAGCCGCCGGGTCTTCATTGGCTCCGCCGGCTTCCTCAAAGGTTCCGGCGTCGACGTCGCACAGCTCGCGCCGAGGGCCGAAGCGCTGCGGCGGGACGGCGCGACGGCGATCCTCATCGCGGTCGACGGACGCGCAGCCGGCGTCGTCGCGGTCTCCGACCCGATCAAGCCGACCACTGCCGAAGCAGTGGGCGCGCTTAAGGCCAAAGGATTGAGGATCGTCATGCTGACCGGCGACGACCGGGTGACGGCGGAAGCGGTCGCAAAAAAACTCGGGATCGACGAGGTCGAAGCGAACGTTCTGCCGGAGCAGAAGCATGCCGTTGTCACGCGGCTGAAGCGCGAGGGCCGCGTGGTCGCAATGGCCGGCGACGGCGTCAACGACGCCCCGGCGCTCGCGGCCGCCGATGTCGGCATCGCCATGGGGACCGGCACGGACGTCGCGATCGAGAGCGCGGGCGTGACGCTCGTCGGCGGCGATCTTCTCGGCGTCGTCCGGGCGCGCGCGCTGTCCGAGGCCGTGATGGCGAACATCCGCCAGAACCTGACCCTCGCCTTCGTCTACAACGCGGCGGGCGTCCCGATCGCGGCGGGCGCGCTCTATCCGGTGTTCGGGCTGCTGCTCTCCCCGATCATCGCGGCGGCCGCGATGTCGCTGTCGTCGGTCAGCGTCATCGCCAACGCGCTGAGGCTCAGGGCGAAGCGGCTCTAG
- a CDS encoding response regulator transcription factor encodes MAIVVIQQRAAGRATLAKALAAEGFQVQAGAHVDEVRAATLVLLAASVADAGVLSSIGALRLRHPEAIVLVATDHDSFEERLACYEAGADDCLPGPYRLDEVSAKLRAWQRRRSGASVYSLLPTGDATVDTGALELKVGPRSQSLTKREAELLAILARADGAPVPRERVLREAWGGPAWMTNNSVDVYVGYVRRKLDLLDSDVTVKTVRGLGFQLSRRKARRSSAPPPLRAGTSG; translated from the coding sequence ATGGCGATCGTCGTTATCCAGCAGCGCGCCGCGGGGCGCGCCACTCTCGCGAAGGCGCTCGCGGCGGAAGGGTTTCAAGTTCAGGCGGGCGCGCATGTCGATGAGGTGCGCGCCGCGACGCTCGTTCTGCTGGCAGCGAGCGTCGCGGACGCCGGCGTGCTCTCGTCAATCGGCGCGCTTCGCCTGCGTCACCCCGAGGCGATCGTGCTCGTCGCGACCGACCATGACAGTTTTGAGGAGCGGCTCGCCTGCTATGAGGCCGGCGCAGACGATTGCCTGCCTGGGCCCTATCGGCTCGACGAGGTTTCGGCGAAGCTCCGAGCCTGGCAGCGCCGCCGCTCGGGCGCCTCGGTCTATTCTCTGCTGCCGACCGGCGACGCGACCGTCGACACCGGCGCGCTCGAGCTCAAGGTCGGGCCGCGCAGCCAGAGCCTGACCAAGCGCGAGGCGGAGCTGCTCGCGATCCTGGCCCGCGCGGACGGCGCGCCGGTGCCGCGCGAGCGCGTGCTGCGCGAGGCCTGGGGAGGGCCCGCCTGGATGACCAACAATTCGGTCGACGTCTATGTCGGCTATGTGCGGCGTAAGCTCGACCTGCTGGATTCCGACGTGACGGTGAAGACGGTGAGGGGCCTCGGCTTCCAACTCTCCCGCCGCAAGGCCCGCCGCTCATCCGCGCCGCCGCCGCTGCGGGCGGGAACGTCGGGCTAA
- the cobF gene encoding precorrin-6A synthase (deacetylating): MPKTILIIGIGPGDPDQITIQAVNALNRLDVVFLMDKGAAKDSLIEHRREILRRHAPDREIRFVEAPIPERDRDAGDYRAAVEDLNARKGDVFETMIATGLSEGETGGILVWGDPALYDSTVRIVEEIAQSGRHEIEWEVIPGISSIQTLAAKHRTTLNRIGRSIEITTGRRLREAVPEADSVVVMLDAENSFGAIEDPQDWEIFWGAYVGAAEQILIAGALDEVSDEIVRRRAEARERYGWMMDSYILRKQG, from the coding sequence TTGCCCAAAACGATCCTGATCATCGGCATAGGGCCGGGCGATCCCGACCAGATCACCATCCAGGCCGTCAATGCGCTGAATCGGCTCGACGTCGTGTTCCTGATGGACAAAGGCGCGGCCAAGGACAGCCTGATCGAGCATCGTCGCGAGATCCTGCGCCGCCATGCGCCGGACAGGGAAATCCGCTTCGTCGAAGCGCCGATTCCCGAACGCGATCGCGACGCGGGCGACTACCGTGCGGCGGTGGAAGACCTCAACGCCCGCAAGGGCGACGTGTTCGAAACGATGATCGCGACCGGGCTGAGCGAAGGCGAGACCGGCGGCATCCTCGTCTGGGGCGACCCCGCGCTCTACGACAGCACGGTGCGAATCGTGGAGGAGATCGCGCAGAGCGGCCGCCACGAGATCGAGTGGGAGGTCATTCCGGGGATCTCGTCAATCCAGACGCTCGCCGCAAAGCATCGCACGACGCTGAACCGCATCGGCCGCTCGATCGAGATCACGACCGGCAGGCGCCTGCGCGAGGCCGTGCCGGAGGCCGACAGCGTCGTGGTGATGCTCGACGCCGAGAACTCGTTCGGCGCGATCGAGGATCCACAAGACTGGGAGATTTTCTGGGGCGCCTATGTCGGCGCTGCGGAGCAGATTCTGATCGCCGGCGCGCTCGACGAGGTTTCGGACGAAATCGTCCGCCGCCGCGCCGAGGCGCGGGAGCGGTACGGCTGGATGATGGACAGCTATATTTTGCGGAAGCAGGGCTGA
- a CDS encoding NADH:flavin oxidoreductase/NADH oxidase has product MPKPVLFTPFRVGAVALENRIVIAPMCQYSAEEGRMTDWHEIHLGQLALSGAGLLTIEATGVEPEGRITYADVGLYDDATEAAMAKVLASVRRWSDMPIAIQLAHAGRKASTEKPWLGGAQIAPDARHGWRTFAPSAVPFAEGEAAPEALDAAGLARVREAFVAAAKRAARLRLDAVQLHGAHGYLLHQFLSPLSNRRDDAYGGTLENRMRFPLEVFDAVRAAFPAEKPVTMRVSGTDWVEGGWDVEQTVAFAKELEARGCAGIHVSSGGLHPAQKIPAGPNYQVPLARAVKQAVSIPVIAVGLITAPEQAEAIVATGDADLIALARTILYDPRWPWHAAAALGGQVRAAPQYLRCQPAQFRDLFVKD; this is encoded by the coding sequence ATGCCAAAGCCAGTCCTCTTCACGCCGTTCCGCGTCGGCGCCGTAGCGCTTGAGAACCGCATCGTCATCGCGCCGATGTGCCAATACTCGGCCGAAGAGGGCCGCATGACCGACTGGCACGAGATCCATCTCGGCCAGCTCGCTCTTTCGGGGGCGGGGCTGCTCACCATCGAGGCGACCGGCGTCGAGCCCGAAGGGCGTATCACCTACGCCGATGTCGGCCTCTATGACGACGCGACCGAGGCCGCGATGGCCAAGGTCCTGGCAAGCGTGCGGCGCTGGTCGGACATGCCGATCGCGATCCAGCTGGCGCATGCGGGCCGCAAGGCCTCGACCGAAAAGCCGTGGCTCGGCGGCGCCCAGATCGCGCCCGACGCGCGACACGGCTGGCGGACCTTCGCGCCGTCGGCGGTTCCTTTCGCGGAAGGTGAGGCCGCGCCCGAGGCGCTCGACGCCGCCGGCCTTGCGCGGGTCCGCGAAGCCTTCGTCGCGGCGGCGAAGCGCGCGGCGCGGCTAAGGCTCGACGCGGTGCAGCTTCACGGCGCGCATGGCTACCTGCTCCACCAGTTCCTGTCGCCGCTCTCCAACCGCCGCGACGACGCCTATGGCGGCACGCTCGAAAACCGCATGCGGTTCCCGCTCGAAGTGTTCGACGCGGTGCGGGCGGCGTTCCCGGCGGAGAAGCCCGTGACGATGCGCGTGTCCGGTACTGACTGGGTCGAGGGCGGCTGGGACGTCGAGCAGACTGTCGCCTTCGCCAAAGAGCTGGAGGCGCGCGGTTGCGCCGGGATCCACGTGTCGAGCGGCGGCCTTCATCCGGCGCAGAAGATTCCTGCGGGCCCGAACTATCAGGTGCCGCTCGCCCGCGCGGTGAAGCAAGCCGTGTCGATTCCGGTGATCGCGGTCGGGCTGATCACAGCGCCCGAGCAGGCCGAGGCGATCGTGGCGACCGGAGACGCCGACCTGATCGCGCTCGCCCGCACCATTCTATACGACCCGCGCTGGCCCTGGCACGCGGCGGCGGCGCTCGGCGGCCAGGTCCGCGCCGCTCCGCAATATCTGCGCTGCCAGCCGGCGCAGTTCAGGGATCTGTTCGTGAAGGACTGA
- a CDS encoding flagellar biosynthesis regulator FlaF has translation MAQTTANPRERDAQLLLRAAARFAAVQTTEPFDRTAAREAATFNRKLWTVFFSAVNRPENPLDPATKLNLKKVAMFALRRSSAMEINPVAEQLTALININRNLAEGLRG, from the coding sequence ATGGCGCAGACGACGGCGAATCCGCGTGAGCGGGACGCCCAGCTTCTCCTGAGAGCCGCGGCGCGCTTCGCAGCCGTCCAGACCACAGAGCCCTTCGACCGCACCGCCGCGCGGGAGGCCGCCACCTTCAACCGCAAGCTCTGGACGGTGTTTTTCAGCGCGGTGAACCGCCCGGAAAACCCGCTCGATCCGGCGACCAAGCTGAACCTGAAGAAGGTCGCGATGTTCGCGTTGCGCCGATCGAGCGCGATGGAGATCAATCCGGTGGCCGAACAGCTCACCGCTCTGATCAACATCAACCGCAACCTCGCGGAAGGCCTCCGGGGCTGA
- a CDS encoding flagellar biosynthesis repressor FlbT, with protein MTLKVELKPGERIVIGRSVVTNGQIRTSLLIDGQEPVLRERDILKETDADTPAKRIAYVVQMMYLAGSADTLLPAFTSLTRDLMKAAPSSASIVDQMTNCVLTGQLYKAFREARKLIAHEASIFDHASRGAGLRADGADDGESA; from the coding sequence ATGACGCTGAAGGTCGAACTGAAGCCCGGCGAGCGCATCGTCATCGGCCGGTCGGTCGTCACCAACGGCCAGATCCGCACCTCGCTTCTGATCGACGGCCAGGAGCCGGTGCTGCGCGAGCGCGACATCCTCAAGGAGACCGACGCCGACACGCCGGCCAAGCGCATCGCTTACGTGGTCCAGATGATGTATCTCGCGGGCTCCGCCGACACGCTGCTGCCCGCCTTCACCTCGCTCACGCGCGACCTCATGAAGGCCGCGCCCAGCAGTGCCTCAATTGTCGACCAGATGACTAACTGCGTTTTAACCGGCCAACTCTACAAAGCGTTTCGTGAGGCGCGAAAGTTGATCGCGCACGAGGCGAGTATCTTCGACCATGCATCACGGGGCGCAGGCCTACGCGCGGATGGCGCAGACGACGGCGAATCCGCGTGA
- a CDS encoding acyl-CoA dehydrogenase family protein produces MPKPDARMDPQPPTLPSPWATDARVKLMEEARAFARDVVLPIADRLDPKKGEMPRSLVQKMAKKGWFGITLPAEHGGMGLGVFEYCLVSEELARAWLSVGSILARGQGLGTQTIDDERRLGLLKKSARGEWIGSISLSEPTAGSDLAGVKTRAVRDGDDWVLTGTKRWAGFAKGADFIEVLARTREPRQGEPRSAGLEPFLVVKKPGTFPKGVKGKVIDKIGYHGFLTFELELDGVRVPESDRLTGLYGDEGADADSGGFASVQRGLNIARVHTAARAVGVARAAVEDCQLYLQEREQFGHPIGDFQALRFALAEMAAEVNQARAFWRQVAHLLDQGEPAESESAMVKLLATEMAVKVTNQAMQLHGGNGYTTERRVERYWRDARLTTIFEGTSEIQKRIISDRMLPRA; encoded by the coding sequence ATGCCGAAGCCCGACGCCCGCATGGACCCGCAGCCGCCGACCCTGCCGTCGCCTTGGGCGACTGATGCGCGCGTCAAGCTGATGGAGGAGGCGCGGGCGTTCGCGCGCGACGTCGTGCTGCCGATCGCGGACAGGCTCGACCCGAAGAAGGGCGAGATGCCGCGATCGCTGGTTCAGAAGATGGCGAAGAAGGGCTGGTTCGGCATCACGCTCCCGGCCGAGCACGGCGGCATGGGGCTCGGCGTGTTCGAGTACTGCCTCGTCTCCGAGGAGCTCGCGCGGGCGTGGCTCTCGGTCGGGTCGATCCTGGCGCGGGGGCAGGGGCTCGGAACGCAGACCATCGACGACGAACGCCGCCTGGGTCTCTTGAAGAAGTCCGCGCGCGGCGAATGGATCGGGTCGATCTCGCTGTCGGAGCCGACTGCGGGCTCGGACCTCGCGGGCGTGAAGACGCGCGCCGTGCGCGACGGCGACGACTGGGTGCTGACCGGCACCAAACGCTGGGCGGGTTTTGCGAAAGGCGCCGACTTCATCGAAGTGCTGGCCCGCACCCGCGAGCCGAGACAAGGCGAGCCGCGCTCGGCGGGGCTGGAGCCGTTCCTCGTCGTCAAGAAGCCCGGCACGTTCCCGAAGGGCGTGAAGGGCAAGGTCATCGACAAGATCGGCTATCACGGCTTCCTCACCTTCGAGCTCGAGCTCGATGGCGTGCGGGTGCCCGAGAGCGACCGGCTGACGGGGCTCTACGGCGACGAGGGCGCGGACGCCGACAGCGGCGGCTTCGCCTCTGTCCAGCGCGGCCTCAACATCGCGCGGGTGCACACGGCGGCGCGGGCGGTCGGCGTCGCGCGCGCGGCGGTCGAGGACTGCCAGCTTTACCTGCAGGAGCGCGAGCAGTTCGGCCACCCGATCGGCGACTTCCAGGCGCTGCGCTTCGCGCTCGCCGAGATGGCCGCGGAGGTGAATCAGGCGCGCGCCTTCTGGCGGCAGGTCGCGCATCTGCTCGACCAGGGAGAGCCGGCCGAGAGCGAAAGCGCGATGGTGAAGCTGCTCGCGACCGAGATGGCCGTTAAGGTGACCAACCAGGCGATGCAGCTTCACGGCGGCAACGGCTACACCACCGAGCGCCGCGTCGAGCGCTACTGGCGCGACGCGCGGCTAACCACGATCTTCGAAGGCACCAGCGAGATCCAGAAGCGCATCATTTCGGACAGGATGCTGCCGCGGGCGTGA
- the obgE gene encoding GTPase ObgE — protein sequence MKFLDQAKVYIRSGNGGAGCVSFRREKFIEFGGPNGGDGGRGGDVIVECVAGLNTLIDYRFKQHFKAQTGVHGMGKNRTGANGADAVLKVPVGTQILDEDGETLIADLTEVGQSIVLAKGGNGGFGNAYFKTSTNQAPRRANPGLEGEERWVWLRLKLIADAGLVGLPNAGKSTFLAAVSAARPKIADYPFTTLEPNLGVVGVDEREFVMADIPGLIEGAHEGIGLGDRFLGHVERCRVLLHLVDGTCDHAGEAYKVVRGELEAYGGGLTDKPEIVALSKADSLTPEIRKEQLARLKRAAKKTPVVLSSASGEQVPETLRKLIAVIDESKAVEAQEAMPKIAEEVWRP from the coding sequence ATGAAATTCCTCGATCAGGCCAAGGTCTACATCCGCTCCGGCAACGGAGGCGCGGGCTGCGTCTCGTTCCGGCGCGAAAAATTCATCGAGTTCGGCGGCCCGAATGGGGGAGACGGCGGGCGTGGCGGCGACGTGATCGTCGAATGCGTCGCGGGGCTCAACACGCTGATCGATTACCGCTTCAAGCAGCACTTCAAGGCGCAGACCGGCGTCCACGGCATGGGCAAGAACCGCACCGGCGCGAACGGCGCGGACGCGGTGCTGAAGGTTCCCGTCGGCACGCAGATCCTCGACGAGGACGGCGAGACGCTGATCGCGGACCTGACCGAGGTCGGCCAGTCGATCGTGCTCGCCAAGGGCGGAAACGGCGGCTTCGGCAACGCCTATTTCAAGACCTCGACCAACCAGGCGCCGCGGCGCGCCAATCCCGGGCTCGAGGGCGAGGAGCGCTGGGTCTGGCTGCGCTTGAAACTCATCGCGGACGCCGGCCTCGTCGGCCTGCCGAACGCCGGCAAGTCGACCTTTCTCGCCGCGGTCTCGGCCGCCCGGCCCAAGATCGCCGACTATCCGTTCACGACGCTCGAACCCAATCTCGGCGTCGTCGGCGTCGACGAGCGCGAATTCGTCATGGCCGACATTCCGGGCCTCATCGAGGGCGCGCATGAGGGGATCGGGCTCGGCGACCGGTTCCTGGGCCATGTCGAGCGCTGCCGCGTGCTGTTGCATCTCGTCGACGGGACCTGCGACCATGCGGGCGAGGCGTACAAGGTCGTGCGCGGCGAGCTCGAGGCCTATGGCGGCGGGCTGACCGACAAGCCCGAGATCGTGGCGCTGTCGAAGGCGGATTCGCTCACGCCGGAAATCCGCAAGGAGCAGCTCGCGCGGCTGAAGCGCGCCGCGAAGAAGACGCCCGTCGTGCTATCCTCGGCCTCCGGCGAACAGGTGCCCGAAACGCTGCGCAAGCTCATCGCAGTGATCGACGAGTCAAAGGCGGTCGAGGCGCAAGAAGCGATGCCGAAGATCGCAGAAGAAGTCTGGCGCCCCTGA
- the proB gene encoding glutamate 5-kinase, translated as MSALDLASFRRIVVKIGSALLVDQRQGVLKRAWLESLVADLARHAERGAEIVVVSSGSIALGRTILKLPKGPLRLEDSQAAAAVGQIALARAWSEALGSHNISAGQVLLTLGDTEERRRFLNARATLARLLALKCVPVVNENDTVATQEIRYGDNDRLAARVASMADADCLVLLSDIDGLYSAPPAHDPNATLIPLVERVTPEIEAIAGGAASEYSRGGMRTKIEAARIATGAGVHMLIASGHVMSPLSVVEHGGRCTWFLPQDNPGQARKKWIAGVLAPKGAIHVDAGAASALNRGRSLLPAGVTRIEGFFSRGDAVVVRAPDGVEVARGIVSYDSADANRLRGKASAEIEAVLGFKGKPAIIHRDDLVLTGA; from the coding sequence GTGTCCGCCCTCGACCTCGCCTCCTTTCGCCGCATCGTCGTCAAGATCGGCTCGGCTCTGCTCGTAGACCAGCGACAAGGCGTGCTGAAGCGCGCCTGGCTGGAAAGCCTCGTGGCCGATCTCGCCCGCCACGCAGAGCGTGGCGCCGAGATCGTGGTCGTATCTTCCGGATCGATCGCGCTCGGCCGGACCATTCTAAAGCTGCCGAAGGGACCGTTGCGGCTGGAGGACAGCCAGGCTGCGGCGGCGGTGGGTCAGATCGCGCTCGCCCGCGCCTGGAGCGAGGCGCTCGGGAGCCATAACATTTCGGCTGGCCAAGTGCTGCTGACGCTCGGCGACACCGAGGAGCGGCGACGCTTCCTCAACGCCCGCGCCACGCTGGCGAGGCTGCTCGCGCTGAAATGCGTTCCGGTCGTCAACGAGAACGACACGGTCGCGACCCAGGAGATCCGCTACGGCGACAATGACCGGCTGGCGGCTCGCGTCGCCTCGATGGCGGACGCCGACTGTCTCGTGCTGCTCTCAGACATCGACGGGCTCTACAGCGCGCCGCCCGCGCACGACCCCAACGCGACGCTGATCCCGCTGGTCGAGCGCGTGACGCCCGAGATCGAGGCGATCGCGGGCGGGGCGGCGTCGGAATATTCGCGTGGCGGCATGCGCACCAAGATCGAAGCCGCGCGGATCGCGACCGGCGCCGGCGTCCACATGCTGATCGCATCCGGCCATGTCATGAGCCCGCTCTCGGTCGTCGAGCATGGCGGCCGTTGCACCTGGTTCCTGCCGCAGGACAATCCCGGACAGGCGCGCAAGAAATGGATCGCCGGCGTGCTCGCGCCGAAGGGCGCGATCCATGTCGACGCGGGCGCCGCCTCCGCGCTCAACCGCGGCCGCTCGCTGCTGCCGGCGGGCGTCACCCGCATCGAGGGCTTTTTCTCGCGCGGCGACGCGGTGGTGGTGCGCGCGCCCGACGGGGTCGAGGTCGCGCGCGGGATCGTCTCCTATGACAGCGCCGACGCCAACCGCCTGCGCGGCAAGGCCAGCGCCGAGATCGAGGCGGTGCTGGGGTTCAAGGGCAAGCCCGCGATCATCCATCGCGACGACCTGGTGCTGACGGGGGCGTAA
- a CDS encoding alpha/beta hydrolase, which produces MTGKPTIILVHGFWGGSGHWAKVIVELSRLGHERLHAVDAPLTSLADDAERTRKMIAQQDGPVLLVGHSYGGAVITEAGMHPNVAGLVYIAAFAPDAGESPGGLTQAHPPVGAANLEPDSYGYLWVKPGKFRESFCQDLTADEALVMEVTQKAPLAATFGDAVTTPAWKSKPSWYQLSTQDRMIAPENQEFMAKRIGPKSILRLDASHASLASHPVEVAGLIDEAAKAVAG; this is translated from the coding sequence ATGACCGGAAAACCCACGATCATCCTGGTGCACGGGTTTTGGGGCGGCTCCGGTCATTGGGCGAAGGTCATTGTCGAACTCTCGCGGCTCGGACATGAGCGGCTGCACGCTGTCGACGCGCCCCTCACCTCGCTCGCCGACGACGCCGAGCGCACCCGGAAGATGATCGCCCAGCAGGACGGGCCGGTTCTTCTCGTCGGGCATTCCTATGGCGGCGCCGTCATCACCGAGGCCGGCATGCATCCCAACGTCGCCGGGCTCGTCTACATCGCAGCGTTTGCGCCGGACGCCGGCGAGAGTCCGGGCGGCCTGACTCAGGCGCATCCGCCGGTCGGCGCGGCCAATCTCGAGCCCGACAGCTACGGCTATCTCTGGGTCAAACCCGGCAAATTCCGCGAAAGCTTCTGCCAGGACCTGACGGCGGACGAAGCGCTGGTGATGGAGGTCACACAGAAGGCGCCGCTCGCCGCCACGTTCGGCGACGCGGTGACGACGCCCGCCTGGAAATCGAAACCGTCCTGGTACCAGCTCAGCACGCAGGACCGCATGATCGCGCCGGAAAACCAGGAGTTCATGGCGAAGCGGATCGGACCGAAGAGCATTCTGCGACTGGACGCGAGCCACGCCTCGCTGGCGTCGCATCCGGTCGAAGTCGCCGGGTTGATCGACGAGGCGGCGAAGGCGGTCGCGGGTTAG